In Acidobacteriota bacterium, a single window of DNA contains:
- a CDS encoding S1 RNA-binding domain-containing protein produces QVAFIADHVGQRFEGAITGVAEFGLFVRLEESHVEGLIRLDSLGPGRWVCDERLQTLTAGDGRRFGLGGKLQVKILSVDRYRARVEMGLGVSPPGGRSRPRRRRRR; encoded by the coding sequence AGCAGGTCGCCTTCATCGCCGACCATGTGGGACAGCGTTTCGAGGGAGCTATCACCGGCGTGGCGGAGTTCGGTCTGTTCGTCCGGCTGGAAGAGTCCCATGTGGAGGGGTTGATTCGTCTGGACTCCCTGGGTCCCGGTCGCTGGGTCTGTGACGAGCGACTCCAGACGCTCACCGCCGGCGATGGTCGGCGATTCGGTCTCGGGGGCAAACTGCAGGTCAAGATCCTGTCGGTGGATCGTTATCGGGCGCGCGTCGAGATGGGTCTGGGGGTCTCGCCTCCCGGTGGACGGTCTCGTCCCCGACGCCGTCGGCGACGATGA